The Mucilaginibacter terrae region TTTCTTCCACCTTAACCACGTTGTCCAGCTGTACCAGCGTGCCTTTTGTGCTACGCACATAAACCGATTTCAGGTCGAGCGGCTGATCGCGGTTGGCGCGGTCAACCTGGGCTATTACCTGATATTGCTTGCCGCTCATCAAAAAGTAATCTAACCGGCCGGCACTATAATACAGTTGCAGCGTGGCCGATATATCGGCTACCGATACACCCAAATCGCGGGCACGGTCGCGGTCGGTGGTTATGCGCAGCTCGGGTTTGGTAAATTTCAGGTTAACGTCTGAACTGGAGAATACCGGGCTTTTGCTCACCTCGGTAAAAAACTCGGGCAGCACCTTGCGTATCTTCTCAAAATCCTGGTTCTGGATAACGAATTGTACCGGCAACGAGGTACGGGCACCGCTACCACCACCGCTTATGGTTTGCTCCTGCACCACCAGCGCACGGGCATCAGGGAAACGTTTGAGTTTGCCGTTGAGCCAATCGGCAATTTCCGCCTGGGTACGGGTACGCTCATTGGGTGGCACCAAACCTAAACGGCCAAAGCCCGAGTTGGTAGAGGCGCTACCGCCAAAACCGGGCGATACGATCTCAATATTAATTTTAGCTTCAGGGATGGAATCTTCAACCAATTGGGCAACTTTGTCCATATACTTGGTCATGTACTCGTAGTTGGCTCCCTCTGATCCTGTTACGGTGTAGCGCAGCAAGCTACGGTCATCCAAGGGGGCAAGTTCAGACGGAATGGCTTTAACCAACACGCCAATCAATACCACCGATACCACCAAAATAACCACCGATACCCATTTATGCTTCATGAACGATACCAGCGTTTCGGTATAAGCTTTATTCATGCGCACGAAGAACGGTTCGGTACGTTCGTAAAATTTAGATTTTTTATGATTTTTACGCACCAAAACCACGTTAAGCATAGGGGTTAACGATAATGACACAAATGCCGAAATTAACACCGCACCGGCTACCACAACTGCAAACTCGCGGAACAAACGCCCTGTAAACCCTTGCAAAAACACAATAGGCAAAAACACCGCCGCCAGCGTTACCGAGGTTGATATTACGGCAAAGAAAATCTCGGCCGAACCCTCGAACGCGGCCTTGCGTATGGGCATACCCTCCTCTACCTTTTTGTAGATGTTCTCCGTTACCACAATACCATCATCCACCACCAAACCGGTTGCCAGTACAATGCCCAGCAGGGTTAATATATTAATGGAGAAACCGCAGATGTACATGATAAAGAACGCGCCGATCAATGATACCGGAATATCAATTAGCGGGCGGAAGGCGATGAGCCAGTCGCGGAAGAAGAGGTAAATAATAATTACCACCAGGATGAACGAGATGATCAGCGTTTCTTCCACCTCCTCGATGGATTGGTTGATGAAACGGGTATTATCCAACGCCACCTGGAGTTTAATATCGGGCGGAAGGTCTTTTTCAACCTGTTTTAAACGGATATAAAAATCTTTGGCTATTTGTACGTAGTTGGCACCCGGCTGCGGCACAATGGCCAAACCCACCTGTGGTACCAATGATTCTTTAAAAGCGGTTTCCTCGTTGGCCGAACCTAAAACAGCGTAACCAATATCGCTCAAACGTATAACCCGGTTACTATCGGCACGAATGATGAGGTTATTAAAATCTTTTTCGGTAACGAGTTTGCCCAGCGCACGCACGGTAACCTCGGTGCTGTTGCCCGATATTTTACCGGCCGGCAACTCCACGTTTTCGCGGGCAAGGGCATCGCGTATATCGGTTGAGGCCAGGTTTAAGGCCGAAAGCTTGTTAGGATCGATCCACAGGCGCATGGCGTACTGGCGCTGCCCCTGTAGGTTAATCTGGCTTACACCGGGTATGGTTTGCAGGGCTTCTTGCAGCACGTTTTCGGCATAATCGTTTACCTGGGTTATGTTACGGGTATTGCTGCTTACGGTTAGGGTAATAATATTATCGGCGTTGGCATCGGCCTTACTCACTACCGGCGGGGCATTAATATCCTGCGGTAGCTGGCGCTGCGCTTGCGACACCTTATCGCGCACGTCGTTAGCGGCGGTTTCCAGATCGGCATCGAGGTTAAACTCCACCGTAATGTTGCTCGAACCTACCGAACTGGTTGATGAGATATTACGGATGCCCTGTACACCGTTAATGGCTTTTTCGAGCGGTTCGGTTATCTGCGATTCAATTACATCGGCATTGGCGCCCGAATAACTGGTGCTTACGCTGATGATAGGCGGATCGACCGAAGGAAAATCGCGCACGCCCAAAAACTTGTAACCAATTACGCCGAATACCACGATAATAACCGACATTACCGTGGCCAATACCGGCCGTTTTATACTGACTGAGGATAAACTCATGTATGCTTTTTATTTTATTGTAGAGACCTGATTTTTCATGTCTCTGTATATAATTTCCAGAAGATAGGTTACTTAATAACCTTCACAATTTTCAAAGGCACTTTAGGCCTCATTTGTATTATGCCCGAAACAATCAGGCTATCGCCAGGTTTTAGACCTTCAATGATCTCGATCTGGGTATCGGTGCGCACATCGGTTTTAACCGGGCGGGCGTAAGCCGTATCGTTACGTGCAATAAATACTTTACTTGATTTTAGATCGGGAACCACACACTGCGTAGGCACCATAATAGTGCGAGTGCTTTGCTCCAGCACCATGCTAATTTTGGCAAAGCCGCCAGCCGTAATTTCATTATCAGCGTTGGCAGCGCGGGCACGTACGGTAACCGTGCGCGATACGGCATCCACTTCAGGGTCGATAGCGTAAACCGTGGCGCTAAAGTTTTTGCGCGAGCTGGCAATAGTGAAATTAATTTTTGTACCGGCTTTTACCAGCGACCGGTAACGCTCAGGCACCGAAAAAGTAACCTTCATGGGATTAGTGCTTACCAGTGTGGCAATAGCCGTTTGCGGGGTTAAATATCCACCCGGACTAATACTACGCAAACCAATAACCCCACTAAACGGTGCTTTAACCACGGTGCGGGCAATTTGTGCGCGTATGCCATCGGCCTGGGCCTTTAAGGTATTGTATGATGATAAGGAAGTATCATACTCCTGTTTGCTAACGGCTTCTTTTTGCAGGAGTACACGGTTGCGGTACTCACCCTCCTTGGCCAGAGCTATCTGGTATTCGGTTTGTTTAAGGTTAGCCTGCAAATCGGCATCATAAACGCGTACCAGTACCTGGCCTTTGGTTACGTGGCTGCCCTCGCTAAAGTAAATTCCGATTACGTTACCTGCTGTTTGGCTGGTAAGGCTTACCCGCTCATTAGGGTCAACCGTGCCGGTTACATTAATGGTGTTGTTAAAAACGGTGTCTTTAACAATTTGCACAACCACGGGTACAGGGCCGCCTTTGCCCTTGCCACCCTTGGCATCTTTACCTCCCTTGTCGCCTTTTCCGCCTGCGGCACCGGCCGATGGACCTCCGCCCTCTTTTGTTGCATCGCCATGAAGCCGGTTGTAAGTAAGGTAGCCGATAATAAGCGCTATGGCTATATAAACGATGTATCTGGTCTTCATGAAATATTATTTGCCTATGGTGTGTTTGTAAATTGTACCCGGTAAGGGCTATAAATTTATAATTATATTGCTTAAAGTGAGTGTAACAAATTAACTGTTAACCAACAGGCAAAATAATGCGATATTATAATTGAGCAGGGTATGTATCAACCATTTTACAACCTTACACCTTGCATATAAAGGCTGCTTACCCGGTAAAAAAAATTATTTTAGCGCCATGAAAAAGTGGCACTTACATATTATTGCATTATTTTATTTATTACTCATGAGCAGTACCAGTGAGGCAGCAGGTGCGCTGCAAATATCTTATACCGTTAGTTTCCCCGAGGCGCAGGCGCATTATGCCGATATTGAAATGGACATTAAAGGCATTGCCCAAAGCAAGCTGAACCTGAAAATGCCTGTTTGGACTCCCGGCTCGTACCTCGTGCGCGAGTTTGCCAAAAACGTAGAATCGTTTTCGGTACAAAGCGGCGGCAAGCAAATCGGTGTAACCAAGGTGCGCAAAAACATATGGCAGTTAAATACCCAGGGCGTAACCTCGGTGAAGGTGAAATACCGCTTTTATGCTTTCGAAATATCGGTGCGTACCGCGTTTATTGATGTTACGCACGCGTTCCTTTCTACATCGGGCATGTTCTTTCACCCCGAAGGCGGCCTTAACCTGCCATCAACCATCAAAATCATTCCTTACAAAAACTGGAATAAGGTATCAACCAGTTTAGAGATGGTGGGTAACGATCCGTTCACGGTAAAAGCTCCTAACTACGATATTTTATACGATTCGCCTATCGAGGTAGGCACGCAAGATACATTTGGCTTTAAAGTAGGCAACACCAATTACGAGGTGTGCATGTACGGCGGCGGCAATTACGATAAGGAACGCCTCACCAAAGACATGACCAAAGTTATTGAGGAAGAAGCAGCCATTTTTGGCGAAAACCCTAACAAGCGTTACGTATTCATCGTGCATAACTATGCCAAAGGCGGTGGTGGTTTGGAGCACCTGAGCTCTACGGTTTTAGGTGCTTCGCGCGATGGATATGCTAAGGAATCTACCTACGAAGGTTTCTTAGGACTGGTTGCCCACGAGCATTTTCACCTGTGGAATGTGAAGCGTTTACGCCCTATAGCCTTAGGTCCGTTTGATTATGATAACGAGAACTACACCACCAACCTGTGGATTGCCGAAGGTTTTACCGCTTATTATGATAATTTAACCGTGCGCCGTACCAACCTTTTCCCAGTGCAAAATTACCTTACCGCTTTAGCGGGCGATTTTGGCACTGTGGACAACACCCCCGGCACCAAGGTGCAGCCGCTGTCGCAATCGAGCTACGACGCCTGGATAAAGGCTTACCGCCCTGATGAAAACTCTATCAATACCGGCATATCGTACTATAACAAAGGCGCTATTGTGGGCATGATGATGGATCTGGAAATTATTAACGCTACGCAAGGCAAGCAATCGTTGGATGATGTGATGCGTTATATGTACATTGAGTACTACAAGGTTAAAAAACGTGGTTATACCGATGCCGAGTTTAAAGCTGCGTTTGAAAAATTCAGCGGTAAAAAGCTGGACGATTTTTACGCCAAGTACATTAACGGTACCGATGCCATGGATTACAACAAATACCTGGCTTATGCCGGCTACCACTTGTTTGATGATTATGAAGGCAAAAGCATAGCCGACTTAGGTATACGCATGACCCCGCCGGCCAACCCGGCCGGACGTTTGAAAATTGCAGGCGTACTGCGCGGTACTGCCGCCTGGAATGATGGTCTTAACGTGAACGACGAATTGGTAAGTATTGACGGCGTACCTGCAAGCGACCCAAAAACGTTGCTGAAAGACAAGCAGGTGGGCGATAAACTGAACATTGTAGTAATGCGCGACGGCCGTGAACTTACCATACCGGTAACCCTGCTGCAAACCACGCAAAAGAAATACCGTATTGAAAGCCGAACCGATTTAACACCACAACAACAGGTAGTACGCAAAAAATGGCTTAATTTAAATTAATCAAAAAATAGCGATAACTATTTTCAAAAAGCTTACGTACAAAACCGTAAGTAACTTGAAAACAGGAGGTCGTTATGATGAAGATATTATTTTTTTTAACAGCAGTATTATGTTTAGCCGGATGGGGTGTTTGTGTGTTTGTATATAACGCTACCGATTTAATACACTCCCTTTTGGCCTTTGCCGCCATATTTATAGTAATGGGTATAATGGGCAGCGAACAACACGGCCCGGTATCAAACCCGGAGTTGTTTTAAGCGTGAGTGTTTTTGATTTAATTAAGTAGTTTTTTAGATAAGTGAGGCGGGCGGTGCATTAATTGTACCGCCCGTTTTTTTATTGGAATAATCAGATATAATTAAGTTGTACGAAGTTTATAACTTCGTACTAATATGTGGGTAGTCTCCAGACTACCGGGCAATGACTTATATGAGGCCGCTTAGACATAAAGTCTTTAGTTTTTATTGATGTCAATTGGCTATATTCGTTATCATATATGGAGCCTTTTATCCAACTCTTAAAATCCATTGAAATACACGATGAAGTTATTGCTTCCTCTACTTCAATAGATAACACAACAAAAATTGGATTACTTGAGATGTCGGGTTATATCAAAGATTTTCTAATTGCTAATTCCTCAAAAAGGAAATTAAAATCACACGAAATTAATTCTTTAAAAAACGAACTTTTCATTTATTGGAATGAATCGATAAGTGAGGATGTTGAACAATTTTGGATAAAGCTGAAGCAATTATCAATTCCTTTTGAGAGAAAAGACCCACTCAAATATGCTTTGATCAACAATAAATTCAGAAGAGTGGACCAGGGCATGGGAGCGAGAAATTGCTGGACGGCTATAAAGGAAATGAATTCTATAACTGAACGGTTTACCAAATCTGAAATTGCGCAAATAGACCAAATAATATCAGATGATGAGAAAAACAGGTTAAGTATATTGAGTAAGGCCCTTGCAAAAAAAAGAATCTTATCAAGCCAATATTTAAAATTTGGGGAATGCATGGCATATTTTGAAAGCTGCAAACTATTATCGTTTACTTCAACGAAAATGAAAAAAATGAGCTTTTTCGAATATGGAAAGATTATAAATCTGAAATTCGAGCCATGCAGGTCTTATTTCAGCCCAAGTAATCCCAAGACTACTCGTATAGTGATTCGAAGTCGGGAGACTTCGAATAGAGAATTGACTCCTAATCACCCCTTCAAATCATCCCTCCCAAAAAACTTTCACAGCCTAAGGCTGTTATTGTCACCATCCTTTTAATAAATGAAGTAACTGGCGCAGCTTTAACACCCACCACAGGCTGGAACGTAACAACAGCACGTCACTTTAGCATGTGCCTACCCATTTTTTAAATTCTCAGTATCTTGCGCCTTTTCGTATTATAATAAAATGCGGATGATGTAAGTTATTTAAATTCGATGCAGTCAAATACTCCGTTACAACAAACTCCACAAAGCAACATCAACGTATATTCTATTGCCTGGGTAATAGGCTTGCTGTTTTACTTTGTAGAATACGCAGTAAGGTCTTCGCCTTCTGTTATGATTCCTGAGTTATCGGCTTTTTTTAATTTAAGTACGGTTAAAATTGGCTCATTAATAGGCACATACTATTACACCTACTCTATTACCAGCTTAATTGCCGGTATAGCGTTAGATAAGGCTGGAGCTAAATACACCGTTTCGGTAGGTATAGCTATATTGGGTTTGGGCTGTATGTTGTTTGCGTTATCAAACGTATTTACCGGTAATGTTGCGCGTATGTTACAGGGTGCAGGCTCTGCATTTGCTTTTCCGGCCTGTGTATATTTAGCAGCCAAAGGATTTTCTTCCAAGTCATTGGCTACAGCTATTGGGTTTACACAGTGTTTAGGCATGTTAGGTGGTACGGCAGGACAATCGTTAGTTGGGCCGTTAATTGCAGGCGGGCTTTCATTACCTGTATATTGGTTTAGTGTGGGCGCAATATCGCTGGTATTGTGTGTAGCAATCTACCTCATCACACCTTTAGAAAAACCTGTTGCGGGAGATGCGCCCATTCAAAAAAGCAATTGGATACAGCCTTACAAAATAGTTTTTGGTAACGTGCAATCGTATCTATGCGGATTAGTCTCGGGCCTGTTATTTGCGCCAACCACCGTATTTATTATGATATGGGGTATCTTGTTCTTTCAGCACGACCGCTCCTTTAGCTTTGAGCAGGCTACACACATCAGTTCTATGGTTCCGCTTGGATGGGTGGTAGGCTGTCCGCTACTGGGTTGGTTAACCGATGTACTGGGCAAACGCAAACCTGTTATCATAAGCGGTTGCATGGTGATGATACTGAGCATTGCTCAATTGCTTTATTTGCCTGCTATGGTAAATGCACAGGTAAGTATGTTTATGATGGGCGTAGGTTCGGGCGCTGCCATGATACCCTATTCCATTATTAAAGAAGTTAACCCCGATAACGTAAAAGGGAGCGCCACCGGTGCTATCAACTTTATTACATTTGGTGTTATCTCGTTATTAGGGCCTTTATTTGGCAGCTTGTTTGGAAAAACATTAACTACTACAAATAATCATACCGCACATTTCCAGTCGGCCGGATTGTTTTTAATAGGAGGCATTTTGCTGGCCTTGATTATAAGCCTGTTTTTAAAAGAAACAGGCCGTAAAAGCAAATTAGCTGCGCCTGTTGTATCTGTATTGTAGATAGGTGTTGTTTTCCTATTATTTATGGCGTAGATCTATTAATCGCAATGTCCGAAGACTTTATTTACTCGCCACTGCAACCATTCTACCCCAAATACGTATAAAAACACACTAAGCAGGCAACGCCTATCATCCTCACAATCATCACAATAGCATCGTTTTAAATTTTATATTTATAAAAGTATTTGCGTAAATTACACTCCAAATACTTTTAGCTTACTCAATTAAAGGTAAATTTGCTTACTAATTAATTTTAATTAAAACCCAATACGTATAGATGAGAAGATTATTACTGGTTTTATTTTGTACTGTTAGTTTTACGGCTTCGGCACAGTGGTGGGCGGTTGGTCCGTTAAAAAAGTATCAGCGTTTTCCAGCCATTGTGCAGGTTAAGCAGGCACCCTTTAAAATAAACACTCAACTTAATGCTGCTAAAGTAACACGCGTAAACATTGCCCAAAGCTTTTATTGCTTAACTATAAACGAGCGCACGGTAATGAAAACTGCCCAGCATCAAATGCGTTTCAGGGAGTATGCCGATGCCAGCTACAGCTTTGCCGAACTGGCCAAAATATACATTCAGCAAAATAAACTATCAGAAGCTAAATGGTTCTTTTTGCAAAGCAACAACCTATCGCGCCAGCAAAATAACGACCGCCTCACCATAGCTAACCTACGCGAATTGGCCAACATTAAATCAACCATAGGCGATTTTGCCCTTGCCCAGCAAGATTTAACCGAAGCGCACGACATGGCCAGCGCTCATAACTGGCAGGATGATGTACTGCTGGTTAAAAAATGCCAGGACGATTTACAGCGCAGCAAGTTAGCTGCCATAAAAACCGAAGCTGGTATGCCCGGCGCTACCCGCAGCACATTGTAACAATCAGATGTGTATACTTTCCCTGGATACTATTTTTGTAGCTATTACGTAAAATATGTAACAACGTATAAAACATTGAGTCATAATATTACATTTGTATACATAGAGACAGCTAAATTGCTGTCTCTTTTTTATTTACTTTAACAATTGTATAATACAGGCACTAATATTGATGTTTTATAATTCAGTTACCGATTTAAAAACCATAAAGGAAATGTTTAAAAAGTTATATACGTTCCTGGTGTTGGGCGCAACGCTGGCATGCCAGGCATCTACCACGGGGCCTATTGCCAAAGTAGATGGCTCCACCAACCTTGCACCCGATCAGCAGCAAACCGTAGTGGCTAAAGAAGTAGCCAATATGATTACCAGTTACAACTACAAAAAAGTTGCCCTAAACGATTCCCTTTCTGGTTTAATTTACGACCGCTACTTAAAATCGTTAGACCAAAACCATAACTACCTGCTGGCTGACGATATTAAAGACTTTGCCAAGTTTAAAACCGTGTTTGACGATGACCTGAAAACCGGCAACCTCAACAATGCCTTCTACATTTTTAACGTGTATCAAAAACGTTATCTGGAGCGTATGAACTATTCGCTGGCGCAGATCGATAAAAGCTTTGACTACACCCAAAACGAAACTTTTACTTACGACCGCGAAAAACAACCTTGGGTAGCCAACGAAACCGAGATGAACAAGCTGTGGAGCCAGCGCGTAAAATACGATTTGTTGAACCTGAAACTGGCCAGCGCCGATGTAAATAAAAACAAAGACAACCTGCGTAAACGCTACCAGGCCTTAATATCTCAAGCCAAAAAGCTGTCGAACCAGGACGTTTTCCAGATATTTATGGATGCCTTTACCGAATCGGTAGACCCGCATACCAATTATTTTAACCCGGCAAATGCGGCCAATTTCAATATCGAAATGTCGCGCTCGTTAGAAGGCATTGGCGCAACCCTCGCCAGCGAAAACGAGTATGTAACCATTAAAAGTGTTGTAGCCGGTGGCCCTGCCGATAAAAGCCACCAGATCAATATTGACGACCGCATTGTGGCCGTTGCCCAAGCTACCGATGGTGAGTACCAGGACGTGGTAGGCTGGCGTTTAGAAAATGCCATTGCACTTATTCGTGGTAAAAAAGGCACTACCGTGCGTTTAAAAATACTGCCTAAAGGTGTATCAACCTCGGCAAAACCACGTATAGTTGAAATGGTGCGCGAAAAAATTGTGTTGAAAGACCAGTTAGCCAAAAAAGAAATACGCACGTATAACTCAAACGGTAAAACTTTTAAAATAGGCATTATTAACGTACCGGCATTTTATATTGACTTTAATGCCTACCGCGCTAAAGACCCTAATTACCAAAGCACCACCCGCGACGTAAAACTCATTTTAGATACCCTTAAACGCGAAAACGTTGACGGTGTAATTCTTGATTTGCGCCAAAACGGTGGAGGTTCGTTAATTGAAGCTATTGAACTTACCGGCTTGTTTATTAAAAATGGCCCCGTAGTACAGGTGCGCGATACCCGCAACCGTGTTGAAGTTGATGAAGATGAAGACCCATCAGTAACCTATGCAGGGCCGCTTGCCGTAATGACCGATCGTTTCAGCGCATCAGCATCTGAAATTTTTGCAGGAGCCATACAAGATTATGGCCGTGGTATTGTGATAGGAAGCCAAACCTATGGTAAAGGTACAGTACAAAGTGCCATTGAGCTGGATAAGGTGATTAACCCATCCATCAAAGAAATGCTCAACTCGCTTACCAAAAAAGCAAACGGTACCGGTGCCGAATCTAAATTTGGTCAGTTAAACTTAACTATGGCCAAGTTCTATCGCATCAGTGGCAGCTCTACCCAGCATAAAGGCGTTGTGCCTGATATTGCCTTCCCATCGGTTATTCCTATGAATAAATATGGAGAAGATACCGAGCCATCGGCCTTACCGTTCGACGTAATTAACAAAAGCAATTACACCAAAGTGGGCGATTTTAGCACCGTAATTCCGGAGTTAACCAAAATGCACCAGGATCGTATGGGTAAAAGCAACAGCTACAAATATTTGCTTGAAGATATTGCCGATTACAAAAAGCGTGATGCCGAAACCAGCGTATCGCTAAACGAGCAGGAACTGAAAAAACAGCGCGATGCCGAGGAGCAAAAAAGCTTTGAACGCAACAACCTGCGCCGCGCTGCACTGAACCTGCCGCCGCTTAAAAAAGGCCAGGTTCGCCCTAAAAACGAAGATCTCGACTTCCTGAAAATGGAAGCCGGCCAAATACTTACCGATTACATTAACCTAAGCAAGGATGCCCGCTACACCAACAACGTAGCAACGCCGGTACAGCCGTAAGCTTAAGTAACATACCAACAAAAACGCCCGTTTACAAACGGGCGTTTTTTGTTTACGGGCCAAGCCTAAAAGTAACTACTTTATTTTCTACTAAATCTCCCCAACCATTGTTAGGTAAGAGGCTTGGTCATCTATTCATTAACCTACCCGGCAAACAAATTTAGCAACCGGGTACTGACATGAAACACTACATTGAACAACACGGAAAAACGAGGGCTTTCCGGGTAATTTCGCGTTTTCAGAAGAAAAAACTGGGGCAGCACAAGGGCTTTCGGCTGGGGCAAACTAACTACGCCCAAACCTGTTGTAAATAAGCTATGCCATTGCTCGAATTTACAGATAAAGGTATTTACTGCGCCGCCGGGAAGTTTTATATTGATCCCTGGCAGCCGGTTGACGATGCCGTTATCACCCATGCCCATGCCGACCATGCTTACGTTGGCCATAAGCGCTATCTGGCCCATCACCTGTCGCGCGAGGTGCTCTATTACCGCCTGGGCGACATACAGCTGCAAACCGTGGAATATGGCGAGAAAGTGATTAAAAACGGCGTAGAGATAAGTCTGTTCCCGGCTGGCCACGTCATAGGTTCGGCTCAGATACGGGTGGAGCACAAGGGCGAAGTATGGGTGGTTTCGGGCGATTATAAGACAGAAGATGATGGGGTTTGTACCCCTTTCGAGCCGGTAAAATGCCATCATTTTATATCTGAATGCACCTTTGGCATGCCCATTTACAAATGGAAACCGCAAGCCGAAATATTTGCCGATGTAAACCAATGGTGGGCCAATAACCTGCAAAACAACCTAGCTACGGTAATTGTAGGTTACTCACTGGGCAAGGCACAACGCATCCTCCAAAACCTCGATTTAAACATAGGCAACGTATACACCCACGGCGTAATCGAAAACACTAACGAGGCCCTGCGCCGCAACGGCATCGTACTCAACCCCACGCACCGCATAACCCAGGAATCGGCTAAGGATGAGGTGCGTAAGGGGATAATCATAGCCCCGCCATCATCGGTAGGCACCCCCTGGATGCGCAAGTTTGCACCCTATAGTTTTGGCTATTGTTCGGGCTGGATGGCCATACGCGGTGCCAAACGCCGCCGCGCCGCCGACCGTGGCTTTGTCATGAGCGACCATGCCGACTGGACCGGCCTCATCAGCGCCATCGACGCCACCCAATGCGAATCAGTATACTTAACCCACGGTTCTACTGCCAGTTTCTCCAAATACCTGGGCGAAATTGGCTTTGATGCCCATGAGGTGCATACTTTGTATGGTGGTGAGGAAGAGACCTCACCCCAGTCCTCTCCAGAGGAGAGGGAGTCAAGTAAGGAAGTCGCTTCCGCCTCAGGCGGAGAGGATTCAGGAGGGGTTATATGAAGTCATTTGCTCAA contains the following coding sequences:
- a CDS encoding ligase-associated DNA damage response exonuclease; this encodes MPLLEFTDKGIYCAAGKFYIDPWQPVDDAVITHAHADHAYVGHKRYLAHHLSREVLYYRLGDIQLQTVEYGEKVIKNGVEISLFPAGHVIGSAQIRVEHKGEVWVVSGDYKTEDDGVCTPFEPVKCHHFISECTFGMPIYKWKPQAEIFADVNQWWANNLQNNLATVIVGYSLGKAQRILQNLDLNIGNVYTHGVIENTNEALRRNGIVLNPTHRITQESAKDEVRKGIIIAPPSSVGTPWMRKFAPYSFGYCSGWMAIRGAKRRRAADRGFVMSDHADWTGLISAIDATQCESVYLTHGSTASFSKYLGEIGFDAHEVHTLYGGEEETSPQSSPEERESSKEVASASGGEDSGGVI
- a CDS encoding carboxy terminal-processing peptidase, encoding MFKKLYTFLVLGATLACQASTTGPIAKVDGSTNLAPDQQQTVVAKEVANMITSYNYKKVALNDSLSGLIYDRYLKSLDQNHNYLLADDIKDFAKFKTVFDDDLKTGNLNNAFYIFNVYQKRYLERMNYSLAQIDKSFDYTQNETFTYDREKQPWVANETEMNKLWSQRVKYDLLNLKLASADVNKNKDNLRKRYQALISQAKKLSNQDVFQIFMDAFTESVDPHTNYFNPANAANFNIEMSRSLEGIGATLASENEYVTIKSVVAGGPADKSHQINIDDRIVAVAQATDGEYQDVVGWRLENAIALIRGKKGTTVRLKILPKGVSTSAKPRIVEMVREKIVLKDQLAKKEIRTYNSNGKTFKIGIINVPAFYIDFNAYRAKDPNYQSTTRDVKLILDTLKRENVDGVILDLRQNGGGSLIEAIELTGLFIKNGPVVQVRDTRNRVEVDEDEDPSVTYAGPLAVMTDRFSASASEIFAGAIQDYGRGIVIGSQTYGKGTVQSAIELDKVINPSIKEMLNSLTKKANGTGAESKFGQLNLTMAKFYRISGSSTQHKGVVPDIAFPSVIPMNKYGEDTEPSALPFDVINKSNYTKVGDFSTVIPELTKMHQDRMGKSNSYKYLLEDIADYKKRDAETSVSLNEQELKKQRDAEEQKSFERNNLRRAALNLPPLKKGQVRPKNEDLDFLKMEAGQILTDYINLSKDARYTNNVATPVQP